A single Streptomyces mirabilis DNA region contains:
- a CDS encoding transglycosylase family protein, which yields MLFSSKGKHRRPTVFNRTTRVATLAGVTGVAIAAPLMAAGSASAATASEWDAVAQCESGGNWSINTGNGYYGGLQFSASTWAAYGGTAYAATANQASKSQQITIGEKVLAAQGKGAWPTCGTGLSGAAYTGGASAPSTSSSSNSSSSNSSPSTSTATRSTDTAASRSASRPAAEKTVSTPTGKKVKKGDGEYKVVKGDSLSSIAEKKKVKGGWQQLFKLNKDIVDDADFIYPGQQLHLS from the coding sequence ATGCTGTTTTCCAGCAAGGGCAAGCACCGCCGTCCGACCGTTTTCAACCGGACGACCCGTGTCGCCACGCTCGCCGGTGTCACCGGTGTCGCCATTGCCGCTCCGCTGATGGCGGCCGGCAGCGCCTCCGCCGCCACCGCCTCCGAGTGGGACGCCGTCGCCCAGTGCGAGTCCGGCGGGAACTGGTCCATCAACACCGGCAACGGCTACTACGGCGGTCTGCAGTTCTCGGCCTCCACCTGGGCCGCGTACGGCGGCACCGCGTACGCCGCGACCGCCAACCAGGCCTCCAAGTCGCAGCAGATCACCATCGGCGAGAAGGTCCTCGCCGCGCAGGGCAAGGGCGCCTGGCCGACCTGTGGCACGGGCCTGTCGGGCGCCGCGTACACCGGCGGCGCGAGCGCCCCGTCGACCTCGTCCTCCTCGAACAGCTCCTCGTCGAACAGCTCGCCGAGCACCAGTACCGCCACCCGCTCGACGGACACCGCGGCCTCCCGTTCGGCGTCCCGCCCGGCCGCCGAGAAGACCGTCTCCACCCCGACCGGCAAGAAGGTCAAGAAGGGTGACGGCGAGTACAAGGTCGTCAAGGGTGACAGCCTCAGCTCGATCGCCGAGAAGAAGAAGGTCAAGGGCGGCTGGCAGCAGCTGTTCAAGCTGAACAAGGACATCGTCGACGACGCCGACTTCATCTACCCGGGTCAGCAGCTTCACCTCAGCTGA
- the eno gene encoding phosphopyruvate hydratase, whose translation MLVPSIDVVVAREILDSRGNPTVEVEVGLDDGSTGRAAVPSGASTGAFEAIELRDGDPNRYGGKGVEKAVLAVIEQIGPELVGYDATEQRLIDQAMFDLDATDNKGSLGANAILGVSLAVAHAASEASDLPLFRYLGGPNAHLLPVPMMNILNGGSHADSNVDIQEFMIAPIGAESFSEALRWGAEVYHTLKKVLKTKGLSTGLGDEGGFAPNLESNRAALDLILEAIKQAGYIPGEQIALALDVAASEFYKDGKYEFEGKSRSAAEMTEYYEELVSAYPLVSIEDPLYEDDWAGWNVITEKLGDKVQIVGDDLFVTNPERLARGIEEGSANALLVKVNQIGSLTETLDAVEMAQRNGFKCMMSHRSGETEDVTIADLAVAVNCGQIKTGAPARSDRVAKYNQLLRIEEILDDAAVYAGRSAFPRFKG comes from the coding sequence ATGCTCGTGCCGTCCATCGACGTCGTCGTAGCCCGGGAAATCCTGGACTCCCGAGGCAACCCCACGGTCGAGGTCGAGGTCGGCCTCGACGACGGCAGCACGGGTCGTGCCGCCGTTCCGTCCGGCGCGTCCACCGGCGCCTTCGAGGCCATCGAGCTGCGTGACGGTGACCCCAACCGTTACGGCGGCAAGGGTGTCGAGAAGGCCGTCCTCGCCGTCATCGAGCAGATCGGCCCGGAGCTCGTCGGTTACGACGCCACCGAGCAGCGCCTGATCGACCAGGCGATGTTCGACCTGGACGCCACCGACAACAAGGGCTCGCTCGGCGCCAACGCCATCCTCGGCGTCTCGCTCGCCGTCGCGCACGCCGCCTCCGAGGCGTCCGACCTCCCCCTCTTCCGCTACCTGGGCGGCCCGAACGCGCACCTGCTGCCCGTTCCGATGATGAACATCCTGAACGGCGGCTCGCACGCCGACTCCAACGTGGACATCCAGGAGTTCATGATCGCCCCGATCGGCGCGGAGTCCTTCTCCGAGGCCCTGCGCTGGGGCGCCGAGGTCTACCACACCCTCAAGAAGGTGCTGAAGACCAAGGGCCTGTCCACCGGCCTGGGCGACGAGGGCGGCTTCGCCCCGAACCTGGAGTCGAACCGCGCCGCGCTCGACCTCATCCTCGAGGCCATCAAGCAGGCCGGTTACATCCCGGGTGAGCAGATCGCGCTCGCGCTCGACGTCGCCGCGTCCGAGTTCTACAAGGACGGCAAGTACGAGTTCGAGGGCAAGTCCCGCTCGGCCGCCGAGATGACCGAGTACTACGAGGAGCTCGTCTCCGCGTACCCGCTGGTCTCCATCGAGGACCCGCTGTACGAGGACGACTGGGCCGGCTGGAACGTCATCACCGAGAAGCTGGGCGACAAGGTCCAGATCGTCGGCGACGACCTCTTCGTCACCAACCCGGAGCGCCTGGCCCGCGGCATCGAGGAGGGCTCCGCGAACGCCCTGCTCGTCAAGGTCAACCAGATCGGCTCGCTGACCGAGACCCTGGACGCCGTCGAGATGGCCCAGCGCAACGGCTTCAAGTGCATGATGTCGCACCGCTCCGGCGAGACCGAGGACGTCACCATCGCCGACCTCGCCGTCGCGGTGAACTGCGGCCAGATCAAGACCGGTGCCCCGGCCCGCTCGGACCGTGTCGCCAAGTACAACCAGCTGCTGCGCATCGAGGAGATCCTCGACGACGCTGCGGTGTACGCGGGCCGCAGCGCCTTCCCGCGCTTCAAGGGCTGA
- a CDS encoding FtsB family cell division protein, translated as MAVKDRDRFSTATRLKLLGEQTAARVYRSQTKRQARRSRLTGRAALLALVLCSLIVALAYPIRQYVSQRAEIADLERKQEQARARVEQLRDLKARWQDDAYAKQQIRERLHYVMPGETGYIVIDPDAAKQSRADLGVAARPWYANVWDGVDKSDHSDR; from the coding sequence ATGGCCGTGAAGGACCGGGACCGGTTCTCCACCGCGACCAGGCTGAAGCTGCTCGGCGAGCAGACGGCGGCCCGGGTCTACCGCTCGCAGACCAAGCGCCAGGCCCGCCGCTCGCGCCTGACCGGCCGCGCCGCGCTGCTGGCTCTCGTACTCTGTTCTCTGATCGTGGCCCTCGCGTACCCGATAAGGCAGTACGTGTCCCAGCGCGCCGAGATCGCCGATCTGGAGCGAAAGCAGGAACAGGCCCGCGCCCGGGTCGAACAGCTGCGCGACCTCAAGGCGCGCTGGCAGGACGACGCGTACGCGAAGCAGCAGATCCGGGAACGGCTGCACTATGTGATGCCGGGCGAGACCGGATACATCGTGATCGACCCGGACGCGGCGAAGCAGTCGCGTGCGGATCTGGGGGTGGCAGCCCGCCCCTGGTACGCCAACGTCTGGGACGGCGTCGACAAGTCGGACCACTCCGACCGGTGA
- a CDS encoding DUF501 domain-containing protein, with the protein METPPPPTPRTEPTDADVEAFKQQLGRPPRGLRAIAHRCPCGQPDVVETAPRLPDGTPFPTTYYLTCPRAASAIGTLEADGVMKEMTDRLATDPELAAAYRAAHEDYIARRDAIEVLAGFPSAGGMPDRVKCLHVLVAHSLAAGPGVNPLGDEAIAMLPEWWRKGACVVTAESPSEGE; encoded by the coding sequence ATGGAAACGCCCCCGCCGCCCACCCCGCGCACCGAGCCGACCGACGCGGACGTCGAGGCCTTCAAGCAACAGCTCGGCCGGCCGCCGCGCGGGCTGCGGGCGATCGCGCACCGCTGTCCCTGCGGTCAGCCGGACGTGGTGGAGACGGCGCCCCGGCTGCCGGACGGTACGCCGTTCCCGACGACGTACTACCTCACGTGCCCGCGCGCGGCCTCCGCGATCGGCACGCTGGAGGCAGACGGCGTCATGAAGGAGATGACGGACCGGCTGGCGACCGATCCCGAGCTGGCCGCCGCGTACCGGGCCGCCCACGAGGACTACATCGCGCGGCGCGATGCCATCGAGGTGCTGGCGGGCTTTCCGAGCGCCGGGGGGATGCCGGACCGGGTGAAGTGTCTGCATGTGCTGGTGGCGCACTCGCTGGCCGCGGGGCCGGGGGTGAATCCGCTGGGCGACGAGGCGATCGCGATGTTGCCGGAGTGGTGGCGCAAGGGTGCGTGCGTGGTGACGGCGGAGTCGCCGTCCGAGGGAGAGTGA
- a CDS encoding Ppx/GppA phosphatase family protein — MTRVAAIDCGTNSIRLLVADANPATGELVELDRRMTIVRLGQGVDRTGRLAPEALERTFAACREYAAIIKEHGAERLRFVATSASRDAENRDEFVRGVLDILGVEPEVITGDEEAEFSFIGATKELTGRDDLAKPYLVVDIGGGSTELVVGDDHVRAARSVDIGCVRMTERHLVHDGVVSDPPAPTETEAIRADIEAALDLAERTVPLHEAHTLVGLAGSVTTVAAIALDLPAYDSAAIHHSRFPYEKVREITERLLASTHAERAAIPSMHPGRVDVIAAGALVLLAIMERIGAAEVVVSEHDILDGIAWSIA, encoded by the coding sequence ATGACCAGGGTCGCCGCCATCGACTGCGGTACGAATTCGATCCGCCTCCTCGTCGCCGACGCGAACCCGGCGACGGGAGAACTCGTCGAACTGGACCGCCGGATGACGATCGTCCGGCTCGGCCAGGGCGTCGACCGCACCGGACGCCTCGCCCCCGAGGCCCTGGAGCGCACCTTCGCGGCCTGCCGCGAGTACGCGGCGATCATCAAGGAGCACGGCGCGGAACGACTGCGCTTCGTGGCGACCTCCGCCTCCCGCGACGCGGAGAACCGGGACGAGTTCGTACGCGGCGTGCTGGACATCCTGGGCGTCGAGCCCGAGGTCATCACCGGTGACGAGGAGGCCGAGTTCTCCTTCATCGGTGCGACCAAGGAACTGACGGGCCGGGACGACCTCGCCAAGCCCTACCTGGTCGTGGACATCGGCGGCGGGTCCACCGAACTGGTCGTCGGCGACGACCACGTGCGCGCCGCCCGCTCCGTGGACATCGGGTGCGTACGGATGACCGAGCGGCACCTCGTGCACGACGGGGTCGTCAGCGACCCGCCGGCCCCCACCGAGACCGAGGCCATCCGCGCCGACATCGAGGCGGCCCTCGACCTCGCCGAGCGGACGGTCCCGTTGCACGAGGCCCACACGCTGGTCGGCCTCGCGGGTTCGGTCACCACGGTCGCGGCCATCGCGCTGGACCTCCCCGCCTACGATTCGGCCGCCATCCACCACTCCCGGTTCCCGTACGAGAAGGTCCGCGAGATCACCGAGCGGCTGCTGGCCTCCACCCACGCCGAGCGCGCCGCCATCCCTTCCATGCACCCGGGGCGCGTCGACGTCATCGCCGCCGGCGCCCTCGTCCTGCTCGCGATCATGGAGCGGATCGGTGCGGCGGAGGTCGTGGTGAGTGAGCACGACATCCTGGACGGGATCGCGTGGTCCATCGCGTGA
- a CDS encoding NAD(P)/FAD-dependent oxidoreductase, whose translation MSTTERPRILVVGGGYVGLYAARRILKKMRYGEATVTVVDPRSYMTYQPFLPEAAAGSISPRHVVVPLRRVLPKAEVLTGRVTTIDQDRKVATIAPLVGEAYELPFDYLVIAMGAVSRTFPIPGLAEQGIGMKGIEESIGLRNHVLEQLDKADSTTDEDIRRKALTFVFVGGGFAGAETIGEVEDMARDASKYYTNVSREDMRFILVDAADKILPEVGPKLGQYGKEHLESRGVEIYLSTSMDSCVDGHVVLKNGLEVDSNTIVWTAGVKPNPVLSRFGLPLGPRGHVDTQTTLQVQGTDYIWAAGDNAQVPDVAARKAGVENAWCPPNAQHALRQAKVLGDNVVSGMRGFPQKEYSHSNKGAVAGLGLHKGVAMIVMGKMKIKLKGRLAWYMHRGYHGLAMPTWNRKIRIFADWTLAMFLKREVVSLGAIETPREEFYEAAKPAPAAAAAAPAAAAKTEEKAKAS comes from the coding sequence ATGAGCACCACGGAGCGTCCCAGGATCCTCGTAGTAGGCGGTGGGTACGTAGGCCTGTACGCAGCTCGGCGCATTCTCAAGAAGATGCGCTACGGCGAGGCGACCGTCACGGTCGTCGACCCCCGGTCGTACATGACCTACCAGCCCTTCCTCCCCGAAGCCGCCGCCGGCAGCATCTCCCCTCGGCATGTCGTCGTCCCGTTGCGACGCGTCCTGCCCAAGGCGGAGGTCCTCACCGGCCGGGTCACCACCATCGACCAGGACCGCAAGGTCGCCACGATCGCCCCCCTCGTGGGCGAGGCGTACGAGCTGCCTTTCGACTACCTCGTCATCGCGATGGGCGCGGTCTCCCGCACCTTCCCGATCCCCGGCCTCGCCGAACAGGGCATCGGTATGAAGGGCATCGAGGAGTCCATCGGCCTGCGCAACCACGTCCTCGAGCAGCTCGACAAGGCTGACTCGACCACCGACGAGGACATCCGCCGCAAGGCGCTCACCTTCGTCTTCGTGGGCGGTGGCTTCGCGGGTGCGGAGACCATCGGCGAGGTCGAGGACATGGCCCGCGACGCGTCGAAGTACTACACCAACGTGTCCCGCGAGGACATGCGCTTCATCCTCGTCGACGCCGCGGACAAGATCCTTCCCGAGGTGGGCCCCAAGCTCGGCCAGTACGGCAAGGAGCACCTGGAGAGCCGTGGCGTGGAGATCTACCTCTCCACCTCCATGGACTCCTGTGTCGACGGCCACGTCGTGCTGAAGAACGGCCTCGAGGTCGACTCCAACACCATCGTGTGGACGGCCGGCGTCAAGCCGAACCCCGTCCTCTCCCGCTTCGGTCTGCCGCTCGGCCCGCGTGGTCACGTGGACACCCAGACCACCCTCCAGGTGCAGGGCACGGACTACATCTGGGCCGCCGGCGACAACGCCCAGGTGCCGGACGTCGCCGCGCGCAAGGCCGGGGTCGAGAACGCCTGGTGCCCGCCGAACGCGCAGCACGCGCTCCGTCAGGCGAAGGTCCTCGGCGACAACGTGGTCTCCGGTATGCGGGGCTTCCCGCAGAAGGAGTACTCGCACTCCAACAAGGGCGCTGTCGCGGGTCTCGGCCTGCACAAGGGCGTCGCGATGATCGTCATGGGCAAGATGAAGATCAAGCTCAAGGGTCGTCTGGCGTGGTACATGCACCGCGGCTACCACGGGCTGGCGATGCCGACGTGGAACCGTAAGATCCGGATCTTCGCCGACTGGACGCTCGCGATGTTCCTCAAGCGTGAGGTCGTCTCGCTCGGTGCGATCGAGACTCCTCGTGAGGAGTTCTACGAGGCCGCGAAGCCGGCGCCGGCCGCGGCCGCCGCGGCTCCGGCCGCCGCCGCCAAGACCGAGGAGAAGGCCAAGGCCTCCTGA
- a CDS encoding SAM-dependent methyltransferase, whose translation MQDAALRLKSLVEQLVGAPLPIRIRAWDGSEAGPPGAPAVVVRNRRALRRLLWKPGEVGLARAWVAGDLGVEGDLYTALDLLSGLVWDRGEDARGVAEALRDPEVRAAVRGLVKMGGLPLPPSPPQEEVRRRRGHLHTKRSDQRAISHHYDVGNDFYEIVLGPSMVYSCAYWEDGGILEDAQRDKLELISRKLDLRPGQRLLDVGCGWGSMAIHAAREHGVSVVGVTLSHEQAAYARKRVADEGLTDRVEIRVQDYRDVADGPYDAISSIGMAEHVGAERYLEYAEVLYRLLKPGGRLLNHQIARPPRRDETAYDVDEFIDAYVFPDGELAPIGTTVTQLERAGFEVRDVESIREHYALTLRRWVGNLEAQWARAVALTSPGRARVWRLYMAASAVAFERNRIGVNQVLAVRTPEPTGASGMPLRARTWNPAH comes from the coding sequence ATGCAGGACGCCGCGCTGCGTCTGAAGAGCCTTGTCGAACAGTTGGTGGGGGCCCCGCTCCCGATCCGCATCCGCGCCTGGGACGGCTCGGAGGCGGGCCCTCCCGGCGCACCCGCCGTTGTCGTACGCAACCGGCGCGCCCTGCGCCGGCTGCTGTGGAAACCGGGTGAGGTGGGGCTCGCCCGGGCCTGGGTCGCGGGGGACCTGGGAGTGGAGGGTGACCTCTACACCGCGCTCGACCTGCTGTCGGGGCTCGTCTGGGACCGGGGCGAGGACGCGCGAGGCGTCGCGGAGGCCCTGCGCGATCCGGAGGTACGGGCCGCCGTCCGCGGACTGGTGAAGATGGGCGGCCTCCCGTTGCCGCCCAGCCCGCCCCAGGAAGAGGTGCGCAGGCGCCGCGGCCACCTCCACACCAAGCGCAGCGACCAGCGCGCCATCAGCCACCACTACGACGTGGGCAACGACTTCTACGAGATCGTCCTCGGGCCCTCGATGGTCTACTCGTGCGCCTACTGGGAGGACGGCGGCATCCTCGAGGACGCCCAGCGCGACAAGCTGGAACTCATCTCGCGGAAGCTCGATCTGAGGCCGGGTCAGCGGCTCCTCGACGTCGGCTGCGGCTGGGGCTCCATGGCGATCCACGCCGCCCGCGAGCACGGCGTGAGCGTCGTCGGGGTCACGCTCTCGCACGAGCAGGCCGCGTACGCCCGTAAGCGCGTCGCGGACGAGGGACTGACCGACCGGGTGGAGATCCGGGTGCAGGACTACCGGGACGTCGCCGACGGGCCGTACGACGCGATCTCCTCCATCGGCATGGCCGAACACGTGGGCGCCGAGCGCTACCTGGAGTACGCCGAGGTGCTGTACCGCCTCCTCAAGCCGGGCGGGCGGTTGCTCAACCACCAGATCGCACGGCCGCCCCGGCGGGACGAAACGGCGTACGACGTCGACGAGTTCATCGACGCGTACGTCTTCCCGGACGGCGAGCTCGCGCCCATCGGCACGACCGTCACCCAGCTGGAACGCGCCGGGTTCGAGGTCCGCGACGTCGAGTCGATCCGCGAGCACTACGCCCTCACACTCCGCCGCTGGGTCGGCAACCTGGAGGCGCAGTGGGCGCGGGCCGTGGCGCTCACCAGTCCGGGCCGCGCCCGTGTCTGGCGTCTCTACATGGCGGCCTCCGCGGTCGCCTTCGAGCGCAACCGCATCGGCGTCAACCAGGTACTGGCGGTCAGGACCCCCGAGCCCACAGGCGCCTCCGGAATGCCCCTGCGGGCCAGAACCTGGAACCCCGCCCACTGA
- a CDS encoding ABC transporter permease, translating into MFRTALRNVLAHKARLLMTVLAVMLGVAFVSGTLVFTNTISDAYQKSSAKGFDQVDVAIQAKTQDDKGDKVGKEQKLTQALLEKASEAPGAGTTVGVVTGFTAIADKHGKLVGSGFQSQGGNYWGTKDARYPLTSGHAPKGKNEVAIDSETARRAGYKVGDTVRLSVDGPVLKPTIAGVFTTDDGNVAAGGSLALFDTATAQQLFHRVGEYDEIDVKAASGTSQTALRAALDQVIPKGVASTTTGKQLADDQASAIASAMSGMKTGLLVFAGIALFVGTFIIANTFTMLVAQRTKELALLRAVGASRRQVTRSVLVEAFVVGAVAAVAGLLAGIGIGAGMRSLMGSLGATVPDGPLVISPGTIATALLVGILITMLAAWLPGRRAAKIPPVAAMSSVHAQATTKSLVVRNTIGALFAAAGVAVVLYATTMSGSDGQAPMGLGAVVLIIGVFVLTPLLSRPLIAAAAPVLRVFGVSGKLARQNSVRNPRRTAATASALMIGLTLITGMTVMAGSLQKSIDKMASSAIKADYVVSMANRVPLSPEVAKTLAGLDGVTDTSPLRTSPSRIDGTSELLAGVNGESIAKLTDLTFDEGAFKVGGTQVVVDDDTAKSHGWKAGSDLTVSYEDGKKQRLTVAGIYHGNMMINGIMVDNATLSPHLTDVADMQVMLKTADGTSDATKNKLEKALGDNPAIQVQDKKDISNNIAQMFTLLLNMLYGLLAMAVIVAVLGVINTLAMSVFERSQEIGMLRAIGLDRKGIKRMVRLESLVISLFGGVLGIGLGVFFGWAAGELVGSKMSTYELVLPWDRMALFLLLAGTVGVLAALWPARRASRLNMLSAIKSE; encoded by the coding sequence ATGTTCCGAACCGCCTTGCGCAACGTGCTCGCGCACAAGGCCAGGCTCCTGATGACCGTGCTCGCCGTAATGCTCGGCGTGGCGTTCGTATCAGGCACCCTGGTCTTCACCAACACCATCTCCGACGCCTACCAGAAGAGCTCCGCCAAGGGCTTCGACCAGGTCGACGTCGCCATCCAAGCCAAGACCCAGGACGACAAGGGCGACAAGGTCGGCAAGGAGCAGAAGCTCACGCAGGCACTGCTCGAGAAGGCCTCCGAGGCCCCCGGCGCCGGAACCACCGTGGGTGTCGTGACCGGCTTCACCGCGATAGCCGACAAGCACGGCAAACTCGTCGGCAGCGGCTTCCAGTCGCAGGGCGGCAACTACTGGGGCACCAAGGACGCCCGCTACCCGCTGACCAGCGGCCACGCGCCGAAGGGCAAGAACGAGGTCGCGATCGACTCGGAGACCGCCAGGCGCGCGGGCTACAAGGTCGGCGACACCGTACGGCTGTCCGTCGACGGCCCCGTCCTCAAGCCCACCATCGCCGGAGTCTTCACCACCGACGACGGCAACGTCGCGGCCGGCGGCAGCCTCGCCCTCTTCGACACGGCGACCGCGCAGCAACTCTTCCACCGCGTCGGCGAGTACGACGAGATCGACGTGAAGGCCGCGTCCGGCACCAGCCAGACCGCCCTGCGCGCCGCCCTCGACCAGGTCATCCCCAAGGGCGTCGCCTCCACCACCACCGGCAAGCAACTCGCCGACGACCAGGCGAGCGCGATCGCCTCCGCGATGAGCGGTATGAAGACGGGCCTGCTGGTCTTCGCGGGCATCGCGCTGTTCGTCGGTACGTTCATCATCGCCAACACCTTCACCATGCTGGTCGCCCAGCGCACCAAGGAACTGGCCCTGCTGCGCGCCGTCGGCGCGTCCCGCCGCCAGGTCACCCGCTCCGTGCTCGTCGAGGCCTTCGTCGTCGGCGCGGTCGCCGCGGTGGCGGGTCTGCTCGCGGGCATCGGCATCGGCGCGGGGATGCGCTCGCTGATGGGCTCGCTCGGCGCCACCGTCCCGGACGGCCCGCTGGTGATCTCGCCCGGCACGATCGCCACGGCCCTGCTCGTCGGCATCCTCATCACCATGCTGGCCGCCTGGCTGCCCGGCCGTCGCGCCGCGAAGATCCCGCCGGTCGCCGCGATGAGCAGCGTGCACGCGCAGGCGACGACGAAGTCCCTGGTCGTACGGAACACGATCGGCGCCCTGTTCGCCGCGGCCGGCGTCGCCGTCGTCCTGTACGCGACGACCATGAGCGGCTCGGACGGCCAGGCCCCGATGGGTCTCGGCGCGGTCGTCCTCATCATCGGCGTCTTCGTACTGACCCCGCTGCTCTCCCGTCCCCTGATCGCGGCCGCGGCCCCGGTGCTCCGGGTCTTCGGGGTCTCCGGCAAGCTGGCCCGCCAGAACTCGGTGCGCAACCCGCGCCGTACGGCCGCCACCGCCTCCGCCCTGATGATCGGCCTCACCCTGATCACCGGTATGACGGTGATGGCGGGCAGCCTGCAGAAGTCGATCGACAAGATGGCCAGCTCCGCGATCAAGGCGGACTACGTCGTGTCGATGGCGAACCGCGTCCCCCTCTCCCCGGAGGTCGCGAAGACCCTCGCCGGCCTCGACGGTGTCACCGACACCAGCCCCCTGCGCACCTCGCCCTCGCGCATCGACGGCACGTCCGAGTTGCTGGCGGGCGTCAACGGCGAGTCCATCGCCAAGCTCACCGACCTCACGTTCGACGAGGGCGCCTTCAAGGTCGGCGGCACCCAGGTGGTCGTGGACGACGACACCGCCAAGTCGCACGGATGGAAGGCCGGTTCGGACCTCACGGTCTCCTACGAGGACGGCAAGAAGCAGCGCCTCACCGTCGCCGGGATCTACCACGGCAACATGATGATCAACGGCATCATGGTCGACAACGCGACGCTCTCCCCGCACCTGACGGACGTCGCCGACATGCAGGTCATGCTGAAGACGGCCGACGGCACGTCCGACGCGACCAAGAACAAGCTGGAGAAGGCCCTCGGCGACAACCCGGCCATTCAGGTCCAGGACAAGAAGGACATCTCCAACAACATCGCGCAGATGTTCACCCTGCTCCTGAACATGCTCTACGGCCTGCTCGCCATGGCGGTCATCGTCGCCGTCCTCGGTGTCATCAACACCCTGGCCATGTCGGTCTTCGAGCGCTCCCAGGAGATCGGGATGCTCCGCGCGATCGGCCTCGACCGCAAGGGCATCAAGCGGATGGTCCGCCTGGAGTCCCTGGTCATCTCGCTCTTCGGCGGCGTGCTGGGCATCGGTCTGGGCGTGTTCTTCGGCTGGGCGGCCGGCGAGCTGGTCGGCAGCAAGATGTCGACGTACGAGCTGGTCCTGCCCTGGGACCGGATGGCTCTCTTCCTGCTCCTCGCGGGGACGGTCGGCGTGCTGGCCGCGCTGTGGCCGGCCCGCCGGGCGTCCCGCCTGAACATGCTGTCGGCGATCAAGTCGGAGTAG
- a CDS encoding ABC transporter ATP-binding protein: protein MTSTPLADRATTVAARATELSKVYGQGETQVVALDRVSVDFRQAEFTAIMGPSGSGKSTLMHCVAGLDTFSSGSVRIGETELGSLKDKQLTKLRRDKIGFIFQAFNLLPTLTALENITLPMDIAGRKPDREWLDKVITMIGLSDRLSHRPSQLSGGQQQRVAVARALASRPDIIFGDEPTGNLDSRSGAEVLGFLRNSVRELGQTVVMVTHDPVAAAYADRVVFLADGRIVDEVYGPTADSVLDRMKQFDAKGRTS, encoded by the coding sequence GTGACCAGCACGCCCCTCGCCGACCGGGCCACCACCGTGGCCGCCCGCGCCACGGAACTGTCGAAGGTCTACGGACAGGGCGAGACCCAGGTGGTCGCCCTCGACCGGGTCTCCGTCGACTTCCGGCAGGCCGAGTTCACCGCGATCATGGGCCCGTCGGGGTCCGGCAAGTCCACGCTGATGCACTGCGTGGCGGGCCTCGACACCTTCTCCTCCGGCTCCGTGCGCATCGGGGAGACCGAGCTCGGCTCCCTCAAGGACAAGCAGCTCACCAAGCTCCGCCGGGACAAGATCGGCTTCATCTTCCAGGCGTTCAACCTGCTGCCGACGCTGACGGCCCTGGAGAACATCACCCTCCCGATGGACATCGCGGGCCGCAAGCCCGACCGCGAGTGGCTGGACAAGGTCATCACGATGATCGGTCTCTCCGACCGCCTCAGCCACCGGCCCTCCCAGCTCTCCGGCGGCCAGCAGCAGCGCGTCGCCGTCGCCCGCGCGCTCGCCTCCCGGCCCGACATCATCTTCGGCGACGAGCCGACCGGAAACCTCGACTCGCGCTCGGGTGCGGAGGTGTTGGGCTTCCTGCGCAACTCGGTACGGGAGTTGGGACAGACCGTGGTGATGGTGACCCACGACCCGGTCGCGGCGGCGTACGCGGACCGGGTGGTCTTCCTCGCGGACGGACGGATCGTGGACGAGGTGTACGGGCCGACGGCGGACTCCGTCCTGGACCGTATGAAGCAGTTCGACGCCAAGGGCCGCACCAGCTGA